The genomic stretch CCGCTTGATGATCAATATGCTAATGCCGTCAGGAACTGTGATCCCGAGGGACCTCTTATGGTCTATGTATCCAAGATGATTCCAGCATCTGACAAAGGTAGATTCTTTGCTTTTGGCCgtgtgttttctggaaaaattgCTACTGGCATGAAGGTTAGAATCATGGGTCCCAACTATGTTCCTGGAGAGAAAAAGGACTTGTATGTTAAGAATGTCCAAAGAACAGTTATTTGGATGGGTAAGAAGCAGGAAACAGTTGAGGATGTGCCATGTGGTAACACAGTTGCTATGGTTGGTTTGGATCAATTCATCACCAAGAATGCAACCTTGACCAATGAAAAGGAAGTTGATGCTCATCCAATTAGAGCAATGAAGTTCTCTGTCTCCCCTGTCGTGCGTGTTGCTGTGCAGTGCAAGGTTGCATCTGACCTCCCCAAGCTTGTTGAAGGTTTGAAACGTCTGGCGAAGTCTGACCCTATGGTTGTCTGTACGATTGAGGAATCTGGAGAGCACATCATTGCTGGTGCTGGAGAACTGCACCTTGAAATTTGCTTAAAGGATTTGCAAGATGATTTTATGGGCGGTGCTGAGATTATTAAGTCTGATCCAGTGGTGTCTTTCCGTGAGACAGTTCTCGAGAAGTCTTGTCGCACTGTGATGAGCAAATCTCCTAACAAGCACAACCGTCTCTATATGGAAGCTAGGCCCCTGGAAGAGGGGCTTGCAGAGGCCATTGATGATGGTCGTATTGGTCCAAGGGATGATCCAAAGAATCGTTCTAAGATCTTGTCAGAGGAGTTTGGATGGGACAAGGATCTTGCAAAGAAAATCTGGTGTTTTGGTCCTGAGACTACTGGACCCAACATGGTGGTTGATATGTGCAAGGGAGTTCAGTACCTGAATGAAATTAAGGATTCTGTTGTTGCTGGTTTCCAGTGGGCTTCAAAAGAAGGTGCATTGGCTGAAGAAAACATGAGAGGTATCTGCTTTGAGGTTTGTGACGTCGTCCTGCATGCTGATGCCATCCACAGAGGCGGTGGCCAGGTTATTCCTACTGCTAGGAGGGTTATCTATGCTTCCCAACTTACTGCTAAGCCCCGACTTTTGGAACCCGTGTACCTTGTGGAGATCCAAGCACCCGAACAAGCTCTCGGTGGCATCTACAGTGTTCTGAACCAGAAGCGTGGACACGTCTTTGAGGAGATGCAGAGGCCAGGCACACCCCTTTACAATATCAAGGCCTATCTTCCTGTCGTCGAGTCATTTGGTTTCTCAGGTACATTGAGAGCTTCTACATCAGGACAGGCATTCCCCCAGTGTGTCTTTGATCACTGGGATATGATGTCCTCGGATCCATTAGAATCTGGATCGCAAGCTGCTCAGCTTGTTACTGAGATCAGAAAGAGGAAGGGTTTGAAAGATCAGATCACACCACTTTCAGAGTTCGAGGACAAGCTGTAAACCTGCTGAAATCAGCTACTATATCATTGATAAGCGCATGAAAGCTGGGCGGAGTATAATTTTGTCTTTCATcgtttttgaacttttttttaacattttagGTGTTGAGTGAGTTGTAGCCCTTTTTCTTGCCGTGGAGTCACACTCTAATTAGATGTGTCATGGGAAGACGCAAATGTCGTGTTGTTCTATGTTTTGATTTCAGTTTCCATGAGAACTACAAGATTGGTTGGAACTTCAATTTATTTCCTGTCTTCCCCTTATTTTATACTACTGTTTCTAGTTACTGGTTTTTTGACTAATAAACACGAAGTAATCTGATCAGTCTTGCGCTCAACTGGTTTAGTTTGAGGAATACGAATCCTATTGCTAGACACAGTTGCCCTCGAAGATTTAAAGATGTGGAATGGAACTCCGGTTAAAACTCAGGTTCCTTTGAAAATTCAGATCCAAACTAAATTGTTTTGAAGTGGCTGTTCTGAATTAGGGGGTTAAAAATCCTTTGCCTTTTCATTCATCATTTTCGATTGTGCAACATGTTCGAGTTCTTGTAAAAGTTGAAAAGGTTAGGCACCAGCATTTGGAAAACAAGATGCTATATTGTTGCCTCGTCTATTGTCAGGTTGAATTTAAGTTTCCTTTGAATCCTTGGATTCCGCCATGCCCTGGCTACTGCACAGTTCATTAGATGATTATTTTGTCGAAAGAGGTTTTTTTTTGGCCTTCCCTTGTAGGGTAGGGAAAGTTTGACACCCAAAATGATCACCACACCACAGTGATTCTCCTTGGCAATTCCATCCTCCTAAAAGGGGCAACCAAGTGCCTCTCTTCCTGAggaattgcatgaataattaacCTGAGACTTGAAATCAGCTGCCCTGGTCTCAATGTATTTACAGAACATCCAGCTTGATTCTGTCAGAGGCATGGACAACAACAGAACAAAAACTTTCCTTATTGCTGTATGGAGAATTTCAAGCATATCAACTTCCAGACCCCCCAGTGTTATCACCCGCCGGACATAAACTACAAATGTTATGATAGTGCAAGGAGTGAAGTGCACTTAACAGAATTATTAACAAAATCTAAAGATTAAAGGCTAGTTGGTTGGGGATTTGAAAGCCATAATAATCTGTAAGTTAAATCAAGCAAATTCTAATGGAACTCTCAGGTTGGAATTGAATGTCATTCATGATCACCGAATTTAACATGATAATATGACTGAGAGTCAGACAAATCCTGCATTACATTCTAATGGAACATTTTGTAATGTTGCATGTAACTGTGTGTTTATGCAGTAGagattgattttgatttctgCCGAGGAGGTATATGAAGCCAGGTCTTCATCATGTCATACATTGTGAAACCAATTGCCACCGAGGGAACAATCTGAAACAAAATCAAAGAGCCAGCCACATCAGCATGTTGGAAGTACTTATATCCCACCTAATTTTCAACTAGTCTCAATTAAAAGGAAACTTTGAAGTGGCTGTTCTGAATTTCGTCCCAAAAGGTTTCCATAGAATCTGTTAACTATCATCAAAAACAATTTAGTTTGGAATGCATCAGGCATAATGATCCATTCCAGGTCTAGGAGTTTTAAAATTTTACCTTGATATAATTAATGCTGAGGCCAGCAAATAATTGCTTCCAACCTTGATGACGGGCGATAGTTAACAGCCTGTCCAACGTGCTCTTGTGCGGTGCACCAGCTTGCAATGAAGGTTGGAGATGCTCAACCTGAAACAGTGACATGATAATCCAATCCATGATTAGCATATATTCCTAAGACTAGTCATATATTTAATGCACAAAATCACATCCATGTATTTCTGCCACATTAGAATGTCAATGGCACTTCAAGTTGGAAAAACACACGATTACAAAATAACAATCAAAATGATTGGTTATAGCATCAAGGTTATATGTAAAATGCAATTTTCAAACAAGATTGTCAAGAATCAGCTCAAAATCCAATTACAGTATGCTACAAGACACGACATCGAAGAGGGAAGAAAacacagaaaaaaaaagtgaaactACAATATATCCCAACCAAAGTTCGTGCAGCTTACCTGCATTTGTCTTCTTACAACATCTAAAGGATATGTAAAAGTCTGGCCAAGTAAACCAGCTAGTGCTCCACATGATAACCGCATCATAATAGATGTTTGGTGTTCTTCAGGAACATGTCTCTTAAGTTCTTCATAGATGTAAAACTTTAAACCAGCATAAGGAAGAATACCAACAAGTGTTGGACCTGCTCAAAGTAATTACAACATGACGTCAATACAAACATACAGCAAATACCTACTAAGCTAAGCAAACTAAAGAGCAAACCAGACAAATAGTTGTAGAAACCAACCATCAACTTAGTACAAATGCAACATCAATGAACAACATAACTCCAACAAAGAGTCACCATCACGTTTTGACAGTGCAAAACTAGAATTGATTCCAAACACAATAAAGAAGAAGGTGGCATAAAGCATGAAAAGTAGACGTGCCTACACCCCTATATATTCAAATCTTTTAGGCATCAACAACTGAAGTTGGAAAAAATGCAACCACAGTAAGCAACATAAGTGCAGCCAAGAATCAGTATCATTTTAGCAATGCACAACTAAAATCAACTACAACACAATAACAAAGAATATGACATAAGTTAAGAAATAGCATGAAAAGCAGATATTTACCTACACCCCTATAAAGTGCACGGACTCCCCCTTCTTTATATACACTCTCTATCACATTTCTTATGCCAGTGTAGGCAGGTTGCACATAAATACATCTTGTAGCATTCTGCAAAGTTGTTCTTGTATCAACAACCTGCAAAAAGgatgaagaaaaagaataacCACCaggtaaaagaaaaaacaaaatttagaaGAATAATAACCATCAGGTGAAGCACAACATAAACCATGTCAAAACTTCTTTAGCATGTCCaggagaagaaaataaaaaatttagaagcATTGAGGGTTAATGCAAAAGAGTGGTGGCAGCCAACTGGAAAAATTGATTACTGCCTATTTCTGTCTTCAGTCCACATGTTCCACTAAACCATCTGTACAGATAAATGAATCATTCATATTTGATCTCTTTTGGATGCTACTTTCAAGCATTTGACACTTGCAGTCTCAGAATTTCTACGCCCAAAAAGAGGTGTCTGATCACAGTTGCCGATTCTCTTTGATACAAAAGCAAAGTGTGCTATACAAGTTACAAACAGAATCTCAAGTACTCATGCTCCTTTCTCAAGGAAATGTGGATAAATATCACTAACTACTGAGTACACAGTGGTTTGATACGGTTGTGCAAAAACTTTAAAACATCGGGCATCATTGTTTACTAAAGGTCAATTTTAGACAGCCCTTCGGCACACCACATCAGGAAAGGACAATGTACATCTCGATGATACTGATATTCTAGCACATTGTGGAACCATTTCTTCAAAAAGTAACAAGAATGAAATCATAATATCATAGGCCAAGAATGCAAAACAAGATATGTAGGAGCATCACTTAAGAGTGCCATGTATTACATCTACCAACCAACATCAACTCTGAAAAGTTAGTAATAACATTCTAAACCCAAATAAAATTCTCAGTGGAAGAAACAAAAGTCCCGAAATGGTTCCCAAACTATATACCTGATAAGCAAGTTTGGTACGGGCTAAATCCAATGGATAGGTACACAAAACTGCTGTTCCCCCAGCAGCTGAACCTGCTAAAAGATCTACAACAGGCCCTGTCCCAAAGACAGAGCAGTTATCCAATATCCAAGACCGGTACTGCTCATAAGTCATGAAATGTAGTGCAGCATATGGAACAATTCGAAGGACACTAGCTCCATTTCCTCTAAAAGAGATAATAAGAGTGAGTCAGTCAGAACTCAGAAAAGTTTGAGATGATATATAAAGAACATTTAGTGGTAGGACTCAAACTTACTTGTAAAATCCCATCACACCTTCATGCTTCATTAGCTTCTTTAGAGAATGATAAACACCAAGAGAATGAAATCCTGCTGTCCTTGTCTGCATATTCGAATAGAGGGTGCAGTGGGTGGAACAACGTTAGGAAGTTAAATTTGCAAATGTTAAATTAGGTTACAATGGATAGTGTGAAACAGACATTGAACATTTGTCTTTCATAATCAGAAACAACAGATGATGAGTAACAGCTCGATTCATGGCTATCCCAATAACAGCAGCCAAGATGATCATTATTTGCATATTGAACCAATAGGAATGTCATGGCAACTGGTTAATTGAATCTCAATAAAAGCAATCAAAGCTTAAAAATCATTTTGCAAACATGTCTTGGAAAGATACTGGACCAACTCCAATGACCAGATCTCGGGAAACAATTCTAGGAACCAAATTCTTGAGACTTTAGAAGGATACCTAtctaagataaaaataaaattctggAACTCTAGGCTCAACGTCTGCACTTGACATCTAGGATAATCATTGTTTATGAGGGAATCCAGTTAGTTAAGAAAATGGCATTCAATGAAGTTATTTTGAAAGGTTAATCCCCAATTATTATAGAGCTAGGAGTAGTATACATTCAGCTGATCCACAACATACAAAAAGTATGTAATGCAAACTGCTAACGAGGAAAACATCAGTTGATACAGAGATACACACACAAAATAAACTAGAAAGGGAAACTTCgaatataaaaacaaaaaaaacaaaaaaggtcTCAagatcaaaagatcaaaagtcTTAGCAGGAGCCATGCAAAAGCAAAAGCAAGTCACCTGCAAAAGAATTTTAGTCCGTTCCAGCGGAGCAACGGCAGTTTTAGAAAATGCACCAGCAGCTCCTCCAGCAATCAGCTCCTTGACATAGACGGGCAAATGATCCACATATGAAACTTGTCTGCGAGCCGAAGATCCATCAACAAACCCTGCCACATTTGTGGATAAAGAGGACCCTTGGGAGGAACCCatcttcaaaaaaaatcaatctgAAAATTCAACTAGTATCCAAGAAACCAAACACTTCTCCGAAGTTAAAAAACCAATCCAATCCAATAGGGCTAAGATTAATTATCCACCCTGCAACTTGTAAAACTCCTTATCCCATCTATCCAGTGGGATACAAAATGGGAACACTTGCTGCTCAAATGGCAAAGCCAATGGCCTGAGAACACCCGGAATCGACCACCGCTTGTTCACAAGCCCAAACTCCTCTTCAGCAATAACAAGATACATCAAACAGACAAGAGGACAAAGAGAACTGATCAAAGCCCACCACTACAACTAAATCCACACGTTCTCGATCAAACAAATAAACCCCATAGATCTATATCAAAATTCATCACTAAGGGGAACAGCCCTAGGTCCAAAAACGGATTAAAAATCAAATCTTTGGAACTGAATAGCCAAATTTCAGATCGCAATACAGATAAAAATACAAAATTGCCAATAGCCACGGTTGGCCTAATATCATGTGACGGCAATAAGGTTCCAGGAACCCTCTTGAGAATTGCAACCAATAGAGAAAATAATCAAAACCCAGATGTAACCAAGGCGAAATCTTCAGGACCCACAAGAAATTAGGCGCAAAAACTAAATGTTTCGGATACAAGCTTGATGAAGATGCTGAGTAATTTAACCTTGGATAATTGGGGAATCTTCCTTGGTTTTGAGATATGTAGGAATAATAAGCTGGTAAGCTGGGTGAAGAATCTCCCTACTTTCTTGGAAACTTACGGGAATCAAAACCGAATTTTTCAGATTGAAGCTAATGAAGAACAGGTCTCCCTAATTCGGGTCTTGGAAATGTCACAGGGGGTCGATGGAGTCGCGCGGCGTTGGATGacttcaaatttggaggaaTTAATATTGGGGTCTGCACCAGAGTGCGTAGTGCAGACCCTACCTACATACttgagttattttttttttaaaaaaaagaaagaaaagaaaagcactTGAAACTAAATCTTTAAAAATGCCAACAGATGAATGGTTTGGCCTGTGCTAAAGGAATATTGAGAAATCCAACTACTCCTGTTTGGGATGATGAATTTATTAGTACATAAACTAATGTTATGGGATTTCCGCACAATCAGCCTTAGACAGTCTAAAGCCTTGTTTTTCCATAATTTACGCTCACCACAAGGCAGATACCCAAATGGAGCAAATGTTATTTCCAGGTCCTTTCAAGATTTTAACACTTTATAGCGAAATTCAACCTTTTATAAGTATATATTATCATGATTAgatgcaaaattttgaatttcaaatgtAAATTCAGATTGGTTATCATGTTGCAAGCAATGATAGTGTATATATgatatagaagattaatcctaAATATTAATAATGTATGCttatattttttgaatgttGCGTTTGAATTAAGTTAAAGAGGTTATCCTCAATATGGGGTGGGGGATGGGTTGGAGCGTTTTGAAAAAGGGAGTGTACATGAGAGGCTTCGAAGGACTTAGGTCGAACCCTCCCATTTACgctattacaaaaaaaaaggttatcCTTAAGACATATTGCTTAGAcaaaaataaattagaaaacGTTATTCGTAATCCCATTTTTTGTTAATCAAACTCATATTGACAttctaatcatataattttgatttattaGATTATGTGACAAAACAAATGTTATAAGTGCAAATAGCAGAAAGTAGAGTGCCAATAATATTTCTTGAATAAATTCTGTGAGTTGTTATTCAATCGAAAATGACATTGGTAGGTTTGTATTCTAACTCGTGATTAATACTCTCCAACTCATACTTAAAGAGTTTTACGTCCGTCAAAAAGTGGAGTTGATTAATGATGCATATTGAatctaatgaaaaaaaaattgaaaaagagcATAATATATGTTCAGGCCATTAATAAACGATTAGATATAACCAATACGATTATGATGCTACAAAGATCTTCCAACTTTTGATTTGCTTGTTTAATCTCTGGAGCTTCTGGATAAGAACCCTCTGAAAAGCCATCTTCACAAGTATCAGCTCCGGTCTCAGCAGCCGAGGCCTGGATATTTAGGCCATCAGCCGGGGTCCCCAGAAAAtttggatagcaaattttttcaaaaaaatt from Coffea eugenioides isolate CCC68of chromosome 8, Ceug_1.0, whole genome shotgun sequence encodes the following:
- the LOC113779114 gene encoding elongation factor 2, with translation MVKFTAEELRRIMDYKHNIRNMSVIAHVDHGKSTLTDSLVAAAGIIAQEVAGDVRMTDTRADEAERGITIKSTGISLYYEMTDEALKAYKGERQGNEYLINLIDSPGHVDFSSEVTAALRITDGALVVVDCIEGVCVQTETVLRQALGERIRPVLTVNKMDRCFLELQVEGEEAYQTFQKVIENANVIMATYEDPLLGDVQVYPEKGTVAFSAGLHGWAFTLSNFAKMYASKFGVDESKMMERLWGENFFDPATKKWTSKNTGSPTCKRGFVQFCYEPIKQIISTCMNDQKDKLWPMLSKLGVTMKSDEKELMGKALMKRVMQTWLPASSALLEMMVYHLPSPAKAQKYRVENLYEGPLDDQYANAVRNCDPEGPLMVYVSKMIPASDKGRFFAFGRVFSGKIATGMKVRIMGPNYVPGEKKDLYVKNVQRTVIWMGKKQETVEDVPCGNTVAMVGLDQFITKNATLTNEKEVDAHPIRAMKFSVSPVVRVAVQCKVASDLPKLVEGLKRLAKSDPMVVCTIEESGEHIIAGAGELHLEICLKDLQDDFMGGAEIIKSDPVVSFRETVLEKSCRTVMSKSPNKHNRLYMEARPLEEGLAEAIDDGRIGPRDDPKNRSKILSEEFGWDKDLAKKIWCFGPETTGPNMVVDMCKGVQYLNEIKDSVVAGFQWASKEGALAEENMRGICFEVCDVVLHADAIHRGGGQVIPTARRVIYASQLTAKPRLLEPVYLVEIQAPEQALGGIYSVLNQKRGHVFEEMQRPGTPLYNIKAYLPVVESFGFSGTLRASTSGQAFPQCVFDHWDMMSSDPLESGSQAAQLVTEIRKRKGLKDQITPLSEFEDKL
- the LOC113779146 gene encoding mitochondrial carrier protein CoAc1; the encoded protein is MGSSQGSSLSTNVAGFVDGSSARRQVSYVDHLPVYVKELIAGGAAGAFSKTAVAPLERTKILLQTRTAGFHSLGVYHSLKKLMKHEGVMGFYKGNGASVLRIVPYAALHFMTYEQYRSWILDNCSVFGTGPVVDLLAGSAAGGTAVLCTYPLDLARTKLAYQVVDTRTTLQNATRCIYVQPAYTGIRNVIESVYKEGGVRALYRGVGPTLVGILPYAGLKFYIYEELKRHVPEEHQTSIMMRLSCGALAGLLGQTFTYPLDVVRRQMQVEHLQPSLQAGAPHKSTLDRLLTIARHQGWKQLFAGLSINYIKIVPSVAIGFTMYDMMKTWLHIPPRQKSKSISTA